In a single window of the Ancylobacter polymorphus genome:
- a CDS encoding molybdopterin-containing oxidoreductase family protein, whose amino-acid sequence MNQHISPTRTGYSACPHDCPSTCALEIEVADGRIGRVRGSRDNSFTAGVICAKVARYAERANHPDRLTHPLRRIGPKGEGRFAPISWDEALDEIAHRFRAAEQAHGPETVWPYYYAGTMGLVMRDGINRLTRAKGYSRFFSSICVNPAWSGFLAGTGKLAGPDPREMAKSDFVVIWGTNPVSTQINVMTHAIRARKERGAKIAVVDVYRSPTMEQADIPILIRPGTDGALACAVMHVLFRDGMADRAYLAAFADDPAGLEAHLATRTPEWAADLTGLPAAEIVAFAHAIGRTKKTFIRAGYGFTRSRNGAVAMHAVSCIPTVTGAWQHEGGGAFHSNSAIYGWNKRMVEGLDIPTTARELDQSRIGAILTGDAEALLGGPPVTAMLIQNTNPVSIAPDQETVRRGFARDDLFVAVHEQFMTETAAMADIVLPATMFTEHDDLYQGGGNQYVILGPKLVEPPGECRTNHEVIVALAERLGASHPGFEMSPRAHVDWLLQAKGRGTVEELEANRFLDVQPDFDTAHYVKGFNWPDGKFRLKPDWAHSRYASPGKFGPYRDMPEWPDHWAVTEEANAEYPFRLVTAPARSFLNSTFTETEGSLAREKRPELLIHPEDAAGLGIGEGDLLDVASARGAVLLHARLFDGLRRGVVVAESIWPNRAHEGGRGINSLTGADPVAPVGGAALHDNRVRIGRV is encoded by the coding sequence ATGAATCAGCACATCTCGCCGACCCGTACTGGTTATTCCGCCTGTCCGCATGACTGCCCCTCCACCTGCGCGCTGGAGATCGAGGTGGCGGACGGCCGCATCGGCCGCGTGCGCGGCTCGCGCGACAACAGCTTCACCGCCGGCGTCATCTGCGCCAAGGTCGCGCGCTATGCCGAGCGAGCCAATCACCCGGACCGACTGACCCATCCTCTGCGCCGCATCGGGCCCAAGGGGGAGGGACGCTTCGCTCCGATCTCCTGGGACGAGGCGCTGGACGAGATCGCCCACCGCTTCCGCGCGGCGGAACAGGCCCACGGGCCGGAGACGGTGTGGCCCTATTACTATGCCGGCACGATGGGGCTGGTGATGCGCGACGGCATCAACCGGCTGACCCGCGCCAAGGGCTATTCGCGCTTCTTCTCCTCGATCTGCGTCAACCCGGCCTGGAGCGGCTTCCTCGCCGGCACCGGCAAGCTCGCCGGGCCGGACCCGCGCGAAATGGCGAAGAGCGATTTCGTGGTGATCTGGGGCACCAATCCGGTGTCCACCCAGATCAATGTGATGACCCACGCCATCCGCGCCCGCAAGGAACGCGGGGCGAAGATCGCCGTGGTGGATGTCTATCGCTCGCCCACCATGGAGCAGGCGGATATCCCGATCCTCATCCGCCCCGGCACGGACGGCGCGCTCGCCTGCGCGGTGATGCATGTGCTTTTTCGCGACGGGATGGCCGACCGCGCCTATCTCGCCGCCTTCGCCGACGATCCGGCCGGGCTGGAAGCGCATCTCGCCACCCGCACGCCGGAATGGGCGGCCGACCTCACCGGCCTGCCGGCGGCGGAGATCGTCGCCTTCGCCCACGCCATCGGCCGCACCAAGAAAACCTTCATCCGCGCCGGCTACGGCTTCACCCGCTCGCGCAATGGCGCGGTGGCGATGCATGCGGTGAGCTGCATCCCCACCGTCACCGGCGCCTGGCAGCATGAGGGCGGCGGCGCCTTCCATTCCAACAGCGCCATCTATGGCTGGAACAAGCGCATGGTGGAGGGGCTCGACATCCCCACCACGGCGCGTGAGCTCGACCAGTCGCGCATCGGCGCCATCCTCACCGGCGATGCCGAGGCACTGCTCGGCGGGCCGCCGGTGACCGCCATGCTGATCCAGAACACCAATCCGGTCTCCATCGCGCCGGATCAGGAGACGGTGCGGCGCGGCTTTGCCCGCGACGACCTGTTCGTCGCCGTGCATGAGCAGTTCATGACCGAGACGGCGGCCATGGCCGACATCGTGCTGCCGGCCACCATGTTCACCGAGCATGACGACCTCTATCAGGGCGGCGGCAATCAATATGTCATCCTCGGCCCCAAGCTGGTGGAGCCGCCGGGCGAGTGCCGGACCAACCACGAGGTGATCGTGGCCCTCGCCGAGCGGCTCGGCGCGTCGCATCCCGGTTTCGAGATGAGCCCGCGCGCGCATGTCGACTGGCTCTTGCAGGCCAAGGGGCGCGGCACGGTGGAGGAACTGGAGGCGAACCGCTTCCTCGACGTGCAGCCGGATTTCGACACCGCGCATTATGTGAAAGGCTTCAACTGGCCGGACGGCAAGTTCCGGCTGAAGCCGGACTGGGCGCATTCGCGTTACGCCTCGCCGGGCAAGTTCGGCCCCTATCGCGACATGCCGGAATGGCCCGACCATTGGGCGGTGACCGAGGAGGCGAATGCGGAATACCCGTTCCGCCTCGTCACCGCGCCGGCCCGCTCCTTCCTCAACTCCACCTTCACCGAGACCGAGGGGTCGCTTGCCCGCGAGAAGCGGCCGGAACTGCTGATCCACCCCGAGGACGCGGCCGGCCTCGGCATCGGGGAGGGCGACCTGCTCGATGTCGCCAGCGCGCGCGGCGCGGTGCTTCTGCACGCGCGGCTGTTCGACGGGCTGCGGCGCGGCGTGGTGGTGGCGGAATCGATCTGGCCGAACCGCGCGCATGAGGGCGGGCGCGGCATTAACAGCCTCACCGGCGCCGACCCCGTCGCCCCCGTCGGCGGCGCGGCGCTGCACGACA
- a CDS encoding TerC family protein yields MDFSSPIFWVALLQIIWIDLLLSGDNAVVIALACRSLPEKQRKWGILLGAGAAVGLRIIFALVVSYMLGVPFLKVVGGLLLFWIAIKLVLDEGGEGHHVEGADSLWKAVRTIAIADAVMSLDNVVAIAAAARGHAELFIFGLLLTIPLIIFGSQLILKLISRFPILIWFGAALLGWIAGEMLVGDKVVLQAMQGWAPWLVEVIADPEDPVGLKASAVPHYLAAVVGAVFVVSFGWIVKSRRREATAH; encoded by the coding sequence ATGGATTTCTCAAGCCCGATCTTCTGGGTGGCCTTGCTCCAGATCATCTGGATCGACCTGCTGCTCTCCGGCGACAACGCGGTGGTGATCGCGCTCGCCTGCCGTTCGCTGCCGGAAAAGCAGCGCAAATGGGGCATTCTGCTCGGCGCCGGTGCGGCGGTGGGCCTGCGCATCATCTTCGCCCTCGTGGTGTCGTATATGCTCGGCGTGCCGTTCCTGAAGGTGGTGGGCGGCCTGCTGCTGTTCTGGATCGCCATCAAGCTGGTGCTCGACGAGGGCGGCGAGGGGCACCATGTGGAGGGCGCCGACAGCCTGTGGAAGGCGGTACGCACCATCGCTATCGCCGACGCGGTGATGAGCCTCGACAATGTGGTGGCGATCGCCGCCGCCGCGCGCGGCCATGCCGAACTGTTCATCTTCGGCCTTCTGCTCACCATCCCGCTGATCATCTTCGGCTCGCAGCTGATCCTGAAGCTGATCTCCCGCTTCCCCATCCTCATCTGGTTCGGCGCCGCGCTGCTCGGCTGGATCGCCGGCGAGATGCTGGTGGGCGACAAGGTGGTGCTGCAGGCGATGCAGGGCTGGGCGCCGTGGCTGGTCGAGGTGATCGCCGATCCCGAGGACCCGGTCGGCCTGAAGGCCTCCGCCGTGCCGCATTATCTCGCGGCCGTGGTCGGCGCGGTGTTCGTTGTCTCCTTCGGCTGGATCGTCAAGAGCCGCCGCCGCGAGGCGACCGCGCACTGA
- a CDS encoding TerC family protein yields the protein MSYLEPLFWLALLKIIWINVLLSGDNAVVIAMACRSLPDKMRRTGMILGAGVAVGMRIVFTAIIAVLLGLPWLRIVGSLALMYIAVDLVLPEEGEEGGVAAHDNLWRAVGTIAVADLVMSLDNVVAIAAVADGNWTLIIIGLVISIPMIIAGAALIMGLLARFPFLVWAGAALLGWVAGEMFVSDVKVLDYFGEAVVHHYEYAAAAAGAVIVLATGWAISRFKGGAHAAGPHGS from the coding sequence ATGAGCTACCTTGAGCCGCTATTCTGGCTGGCACTTCTCAAAATCATCTGGATCAACGTCCTGCTTTCGGGCGACAACGCCGTGGTCATCGCCATGGCCTGCCGCTCGCTGCCCGACAAGATGCGCCGCACCGGCATGATCCTGGGCGCCGGCGTCGCCGTCGGCATGCGCATCGTGTTCACCGCCATCATCGCCGTGCTGCTCGGCCTGCCCTGGCTGCGCATCGTCGGTTCGCTGGCGCTCATGTACATCGCCGTTGATCTCGTGCTGCCGGAAGAGGGCGAGGAAGGTGGCGTCGCCGCGCATGACAATCTGTGGCGCGCCGTCGGCACCATCGCCGTTGCCGACCTGGTGATGAGCCTCGACAATGTCGTCGCCATCGCCGCCGTGGCGGATGGCAACTGGACGCTCATCATCATCGGTCTCGTCATTTCCATCCCGATGATCATCGCCGGCGCGGCGCTGATCATGGGCCTGCTGGCCCGCTTCCCCTTCCTGGTGTGGGCCGGCGCGGCGCTGCTGGGCTGGGTGGCCGGCGAGATGTTCGTCTCCGACGTGAAGGTGCTGGACTATTTCGGCGAGGCCGTCGTCCACCACTATGAATATGCCGCCGCCGCCGCCGGCGCGGTGATCGTGCTGGCCACCGGCTGGGCGATCTCCCGCTTCAAGGGCGGGGCCCACGCGGCGGGCCCGCACGGCTCCTGA
- the ndk gene encoding nucleoside-diphosphate kinase, which translates to MALERTFSIIKPDATRRNLTGAVNALIEKAGLRIVAQKRIQLTRAQAETFYGVHKERPFFGELVDFMISEPIVVQVLEGENAVAKYREVMGATNPANAAEGTIRKEFALSVGENSAHGSDSLENAQIEIAQFFSGNEIVG; encoded by the coding sequence ATGGCGCTCGAGCGCACTTTTTCCATCATCAAGCCCGACGCCACCCGTCGCAATCTCACCGGCGCCGTCAACGCGCTGATCGAGAAGGCGGGCCTGCGCATCGTCGCGCAGAAGCGCATTCAGCTGACCCGCGCCCAGGCCGAGACCTTCTACGGCGTCCACAAGGAGCGCCCCTTCTTCGGCGAGCTCGTGGACTTCATGATCTCCGAGCCGATCGTCGTGCAGGTGCTCGAAGGCGAGAACGCCGTCGCCAAGTACCGTGAAGTGATGGGCGCCACCAACCCGGCCAACGCGGCCGAGGGCACCATCCGCAAGGAATTCGCCCTGTCCGTCGGCGAGAACTCGGCCCATGGCTCCGACAGCCTGGAGAACGCGCAGATCGAAATCGCGCAGTTCTTCTCCGGCAACGAAATCGTCGGCTGA
- a CDS encoding DinB family protein, which yields MEQLVTHRYRTFAAYNAWANQRLLAAASQLSDAQYRAARGAFFGSVHGTLNHLLVGDRLWMRRLTGTGMEPAGLDAILFETLTELAPARTAEDARIAAYVDGLDAATLVAEHSYVTVNGTRFTQVLATILDHVFNHQTHHRGQVHCLISGLLGNDAAPSLDLVAFQRASGFSRQG from the coding sequence TTGGAACAGCTGGTCACGCACCGCTACCGCACCTTCGCCGCCTATAATGCATGGGCCAATCAACGGCTTTTGGCGGCCGCGTCCCAGCTCAGCGACGCGCAGTACCGGGCCGCGCGCGGCGCGTTTTTCGGCTCGGTGCATGGCACGCTGAACCATCTCCTCGTGGGCGACCGATTGTGGATGCGCCGGCTCACCGGCACCGGCATGGAACCGGCGGGTCTCGACGCTATCCTGTTCGAAACGCTGACGGAATTGGCGCCGGCCCGCACGGCCGAGGATGCTCGAATCGCCGCCTATGTCGATGGGCTCGACGCAGCGACACTGGTGGCCGAGCACAGCTATGTCACCGTCAACGGCACCCGCTTCACCCAGGTTCTGGCGACCATTCTCGACCATGTGTTCAATCACCAGACCCATCACCGCGGCCAGGTTCACTGTCTTATCAGTGGCTTGCTCGGTAATGACGCCGCGCCTTCGCTCGATCTCGTCGCTTTCCAGCGCGCGAGCGGCTTCTCCCGCCAAGGCTAG
- a CDS encoding ABC-F family ATP-binding cassette domain-containing protein, with protein MIILDDISLRIAGRLLIDHASVALPEGARIGLVGRNGTGKTTLFRAITGELELESGDIRIPAAARIGQVAQEAPAGPEKLIDVVLAADTERAKLLKEREKATDPARIAEIELRLVDIDAHAAPARAARILAGLGFDDAAQQRACSEFSGGWRMRVALAALLFAEPDLLLLDEPTNYLDLEGTLWLQDFLSRYPRTVLIVSHDRELLNQSVGFILHLDQGKLTLWRGGYDSFERQRAEKQVVDQKARAKQEAKRKHMEAFVERFRAKATKAKQAQSRLKALARMAPIAEAASEQAAAISIRHPERIPSPPILTLDGVSAGYTPGKPVLRNLTLRIDHDDRIALLGPNGNGKSTFAKLISGRLAPLGGSIVRAAGLDIAYLAQHQLDELVANETVYDHVRRLMPEAPEAKVRSRAAEMGFSGATANTIIAALSGGEKARLLLGLAAFHGPHLLILDEPTNHLDIAARQALIEAINDFPGAVILISHDRTLLDASAERLWLVAEGTVRPYDGDLDEYQRLVVGRTASASRKEASGTRADERRQAADRRSETAPLRKRIKDLEATIAKLERSLSTLDAKLADDTLYTRAPLEAQRLARERSAAADALAKAEEDWLDASAALDEAMAS; from the coding sequence ATGATCATTCTCGACGATATCTCGCTCCGCATCGCCGGTCGGCTTCTGATCGACCACGCCTCGGTGGCGCTGCCGGAAGGCGCGCGGATCGGCCTCGTCGGCCGCAACGGCACCGGCAAAACCACGCTTTTTCGCGCCATTACAGGCGAATTGGAGCTGGAAAGCGGAGATATCCGCATCCCCGCCGCTGCGCGCATCGGCCAGGTGGCGCAGGAGGCGCCAGCCGGACCGGAGAAGCTGATCGACGTGGTGCTGGCGGCGGACACGGAACGCGCCAAGCTTTTGAAGGAACGCGAGAAAGCCACCGATCCCGCGCGCATCGCCGAGATCGAGCTGCGTCTGGTCGACATCGACGCGCACGCTGCGCCCGCACGCGCTGCCCGCATTCTCGCCGGCCTCGGCTTCGATGATGCCGCCCAGCAGCGCGCCTGTTCGGAGTTTTCCGGCGGCTGGCGCATGCGCGTGGCGCTGGCTGCCCTGCTCTTTGCCGAGCCGGACCTGCTGCTGCTGGACGAACCGACCAACTATCTCGACCTTGAAGGCACGCTGTGGCTGCAGGACTTCCTGTCCCGCTACCCCCGCACCGTGCTCATCGTCAGCCATGACCGCGAACTGCTCAACCAGTCGGTTGGCTTCATCCTGCATCTCGACCAGGGCAAGCTAACCCTTTGGCGCGGCGGGTATGATTCCTTCGAGCGCCAGCGCGCCGAGAAGCAGGTGGTCGACCAGAAGGCGCGGGCGAAGCAGGAAGCCAAGCGCAAGCATATGGAAGCCTTTGTCGAGCGCTTCCGCGCCAAGGCGACCAAGGCGAAGCAGGCGCAATCGCGGCTGAAGGCGCTGGCCCGCATGGCGCCGATCGCGGAAGCCGCGAGCGAACAGGCGGCGGCGATCTCCATCCGCCATCCCGAGCGCATTCCCTCGCCGCCGATCCTGACCCTGGACGGCGTTTCGGCCGGCTATACGCCCGGCAAGCCGGTGCTGCGCAACCTCACGCTGCGCATCGACCATGACGACCGCATCGCCCTGCTCGGGCCGAACGGAAACGGCAAGTCCACGTTTGCCAAGCTGATTTCCGGCCGGCTTGCCCCTCTGGGCGGCAGCATCGTGCGTGCGGCCGGGCTCGACATCGCCTATCTCGCCCAGCACCAACTCGACGAGTTGGTCGCCAATGAGACCGTTTACGACCATGTGCGCCGGCTGATGCCGGAGGCACCGGAAGCCAAGGTGCGCTCGCGCGCGGCGGAAATGGGCTTTTCCGGCGCGACGGCCAATACGATCATCGCGGCGCTGTCGGGCGGCGAGAAGGCGCGGCTGCTGCTCGGCCTCGCCGCTTTTCATGGTCCGCATCTGTTGATTTTGGACGAACCGACCAACCATCTCGACATCGCGGCGCGGCAGGCGCTGATTGAGGCGATCAACGATTTTCCCGGCGCCGTCATCCTCATCAGTCACGACCGCACCCTCCTCGACGCCTCCGCCGAGCGTTTGTGGCTGGTGGCGGAGGGGACGGTGCGCCCCTATGACGGGGATCTCGACGAATATCAGCGCCTCGTCGTCGGTCGCACCGCCTCTGCGTCGCGCAAGGAGGCGTCAGGCACCCGCGCCGATGAACGGCGGCAGGCGGCGGATCGGCGCAGCGAGACGGCGCCGCTGCGCAAGCGGATCAAGGATCTCGAGGCGACGATTGCCAAGCTGGAACGCAGCCTCAGCACGCTCGACGCCAAGCTCGCCGACGACACGCTGTATACGCGGGCGCCGCTGGAGGCGCAGCGTCTGGCGCGTGAGCGCAGCGCGGCGGCGGATGCGCTGGCGAAGGCAGAGGAAGACTGGCTCGACGCCTCGGCCGCGCTTGACGAGGCCATGGCCTCCTAG
- a CDS encoding porin gives MKLKTVIKNVLLGSVAGLAMVGTAAAADLPVKAKAAEYVKICSTYGAGFYYIPGTDTCLKVGGYVTADTYYTKVERTVSAYEVGEGFFRYTGKPDGQFDFYSRAAVQLDARTQTEYGTLRSYIEARFEQGQNYGYGLTDDGTTSAVFSDTTRNRAVLKYGYIQFAGFTFGQATSAFDFWAGDGWYGIRPGNFYSDQSLNVIQYTADFGNGFSATIALEDGQAREDDYGFGDFTPFGGSFTTQGQQVPDIVANIAYEGTWGAFKISGAYHNIGDVYYVGLGGTGFISSADDSGWAALAGVRFDFAETTTLYVEGAYSKGAPGYLGLAGALPVVDYYGDGVAGWYVGGSLTHYWTPAVFTTLVGSYTASDDYAVDNINSIDFTGYNVGVNIGWKPVKGLTLVLQYDYLSAEYSGGNSYFGTSVTDTTEQNRVTFSAKRSF, from the coding sequence ATGAAATTGAAGACGGTCATTAAGAATGTGCTGCTCGGCTCGGTCGCCGGGCTTGCGATGGTCGGGACTGCTGCGGCGGCCGATCTGCCTGTGAAGGCGAAGGCTGCGGAATATGTGAAGATCTGCTCCACCTACGGCGCGGGCTTCTACTACATCCCGGGCACCGATACCTGCCTGAAGGTCGGCGGCTACGTGACGGCCGACACCTACTACACCAAGGTCGAGCGCACTGTTAGCGCCTACGAAGTTGGCGAAGGCTTCTTCCGTTACACCGGTAAGCCGGATGGTCAGTTCGACTTCTACAGCCGCGCCGCTGTTCAGCTCGACGCTCGCACCCAGACCGAATACGGCACCCTGCGTTCCTACATCGAAGCTCGCTTCGAGCAGGGGCAGAACTACGGCTACGGTCTGACCGACGACGGCACCACCTCGGCGGTCTTCTCGGACACCACGCGTAACCGCGCTGTCCTGAAGTACGGCTATATCCAGTTCGCGGGCTTCACCTTCGGTCAGGCCACTTCGGCCTTCGACTTCTGGGCTGGTGACGGCTGGTACGGCATCCGTCCGGGTAACTTCTACTCGGATCAGTCGCTCAACGTGATCCAGTACACCGCTGACTTCGGCAATGGCTTCTCGGCGACCATCGCCCTCGAAGACGGTCAGGCTCGCGAAGACGACTACGGCTTCGGCGATTTCACGCCGTTCGGTGGTTCGTTCACGACCCAGGGCCAGCAGGTTCCGGATATCGTCGCGAACATTGCCTATGAAGGCACCTGGGGTGCGTTCAAGATCTCCGGTGCTTACCACAACATCGGCGATGTTTACTATGTAGGCCTCGGTGGCACGGGCTTCATCTCGAGCGCCGACGACTCCGGCTGGGCCGCTCTCGCTGGTGTGCGCTTCGACTTCGCTGAGACCACCACCCTGTACGTCGAAGGCGCTTACTCCAAGGGCGCTCCGGGCTATCTCGGCCTCGCCGGCGCTCTCCCGGTTGTCGACTACTACGGTGACGGCGTCGCCGGCTGGTACGTCGGTGGTTCGCTGACCCACTACTGGACGCCCGCCGTCTTCACCACCCTCGTGGGTAGCTACACCGCTTCCGACGATTACGCGGTTGACAACATCAATAGCATCGACTTCACCGGCTACAACGTCGGCGTGAACATCGGTTGGAAGCCGGTCAAGGGCTTGACCCTCGTCCTGCAGTACGACTACCTGTCGGCCGAATACAGCGGTGGCAATTCCTACTTCGGCACCTCTGTGACCGACACCACCGAGCAGAACCGCGTCACCTTCTCGGCGAAGCGTTCTTTCTGA
- a CDS encoding DNA polymerase III subunit chi yields the protein MSDVFFYHLQNRPLDAALPQLLEKCLERGWRCAVQATSTERIEALDALLWTYDDAAFLPHGTDRQGEPARQPILLTTEESNLNGAVVRFLIDGAVIPDTGIYQRVIHLFDGNDSEAVEPVRQAWRAAKAEGHDVTYWQQDENGRWQRR from the coding sequence TTGAGCGACGTGTTCTTCTATCACCTGCAGAACCGGCCGCTCGACGCTGCCTTGCCTCAGCTTCTGGAGAAGTGCCTGGAGCGGGGCTGGCGCTGCGCGGTGCAGGCGACCTCCACCGAGCGCATCGAGGCGCTGGACGCGCTGCTGTGGACCTATGACGACGCAGCCTTCCTGCCGCATGGCACCGACCGCCAGGGCGAGCCGGCCCGACAGCCCATCCTGCTCACCACGGAAGAATCGAATCTCAACGGCGCCGTGGTGCGCTTTCTCATTGATGGCGCAGTGATTCCCGATACGGGCATCTACCAGCGGGTGATCCATCTCTTTGACGGCAACGATTCCGAAGCCGTCGAACCTGTCCGCCAGGCGTGGCGCGCGGCGAAGGCCGAAGGTCACGACGTGACCTACTGGCAGCAGGACGAGAACGGGCGCTGGCAGCGCCGCTGA
- a CDS encoding leucyl aminopeptidase → MPDHVKISFAKLPARLEGLVVVLAAEPVEGDAPAFAGPVEALLAPSSAQLTSAMQAERFTGKSGKGIDLLAPVGLDASRLLVMGVGKPADLKAFDWLKLGGAIMGRLPAGTKDVSVVLALPGSEVPGDAAAELALGLRLRAYAFDRYKTKKKPDEATAKPKVTLYIADDSAAKRAWKKREGIGEGVVIARDLVNEPANVLTPTEFAKRAGDLAKVGVDVEVLGEKDLKKLGMGALLGVGQGSGEESRVVVMRWNGGKADEAPVAFVGKGVVFDTGGISIKQAAGMEDMKGDMAGAACVVGLMHALASRKAKANVVGLIGLVENMPDGKAQRPGDIVTSMSGQTIEIINTDAEGRLVLGDVLWYAKERFKPQFMVDLATLTGAIIVALGTEHAGLFSNNDTLAERLTDSGLTTGEKVWRLPLSADYDKLIDSKFADMKNTGGRFGGSITAAQFIQRFVGDVPWAHLDIAGTAMSSPATEFNRSWGSGWGVRLLDDLVARHYES, encoded by the coding sequence ATGCCCGACCATGTGAAGATCAGTTTTGCCAAGCTCCCGGCCCGCCTGGAGGGGCTCGTCGTCGTTCTCGCCGCCGAGCCGGTGGAAGGGGACGCGCCAGCCTTCGCGGGGCCGGTCGAAGCGCTGCTTGCTCCCTCCTCCGCTCAGTTGACGAGCGCGATGCAGGCCGAGCGCTTCACCGGGAAGTCCGGCAAGGGGATTGATCTTCTGGCGCCGGTGGGGCTCGACGCTTCCCGCCTTCTCGTCATGGGCGTTGGCAAGCCCGCCGACCTCAAGGCGTTCGATTGGCTGAAGCTGGGCGGAGCCATCATGGGCCGCCTGCCGGCTGGGACAAAGGATGTCAGCGTCGTTCTCGCGCTGCCGGGTAGCGAAGTGCCGGGCGATGCCGCGGCCGAATTGGCGCTTGGCCTGCGCCTGCGCGCCTATGCCTTCGACCGCTACAAGACGAAGAAGAAGCCGGACGAGGCGACCGCGAAGCCGAAAGTGACTCTTTATATAGCGGACGATTCCGCCGCGAAGCGCGCCTGGAAGAAGCGCGAGGGCATTGGCGAGGGTGTGGTGATCGCCCGCGATCTCGTGAACGAGCCGGCCAATGTGCTCACCCCGACCGAATTCGCCAAGCGCGCGGGCGACCTCGCCAAGGTGGGCGTGGATGTCGAGGTGCTGGGCGAGAAGGACCTGAAGAAGCTCGGCATGGGCGCGCTGCTCGGCGTCGGTCAGGGGTCGGGCGAGGAGAGCCGCGTCGTGGTGATGCGGTGGAACGGTGGCAAGGCGGACGAGGCGCCGGTGGCCTTCGTCGGCAAGGGCGTGGTCTTCGACACCGGTGGCATTTCCATCAAGCAGGCCGCCGGCATGGAGGACATGAAGGGCGATATGGCGGGTGCCGCCTGCGTCGTCGGGTTGATGCATGCGCTGGCCAGCCGCAAGGCCAAGGCCAATGTGGTCGGTCTCATCGGCCTCGTCGAGAACATGCCCGACGGCAAGGCGCAGCGCCCCGGCGACATCGTCACCTCCATGTCGGGCCAGACCATCGAGATCATCAATACCGATGCCGAAGGCCGGCTCGTGCTCGGCGACGTGCTCTGGTACGCCAAGGAGCGGTTCAAGCCGCAATTCATGGTGGACCTTGCCACGCTCACCGGCGCCATCATCGTCGCGCTCGGCACCGAGCATGCGGGCCTGTTCTCCAACAACGACACGCTGGCCGAACGACTCACGGATTCGGGGCTGACAACGGGCGAGAAGGTGTGGCGCCTGCCGCTTTCCGCCGACTACGACAAGCTGATCGATTCGAAGTTCGCCGACATGAAGAACACGGGCGGGCGGTTCGGCGGCTCGATCACCGCCGCTCAGTTCATCCAGCGTTTTGTCGGCGATGTGCCGTGGGCACATCTCGACATCGCCGGCACGGCCATGTCCTCGCCCGCCACCGAGTTCAACCGCAGCTGGGGCTCGGGCTGGGGCGTGCGTCTGCTCGACGATCTGGTGGCCCGTCACTACGAATCGTGA
- the lptF gene encoding LPS export ABC transporter permease LptF has translation MNRLDRYVFRSAVTAFLGTLLVLTAMIWVTQALRELDIMTTQGQTILAFVLITALALPALILGLAPAALFMAVAQTLFRMNSDSEIVVASAAGISTWRFLRPLVILALLVAAGCAALSMELVPAAMRQFRYEITRVRADVVAFIAQPGRFTTLSQGMVFHVRERNANGVLGGIFINDARDPKQVNTYLAERGQVIDSAEGTFLVLEDGAIHRRTPGKADSNVVEFQRYAFDLSPFTTSGETTVYRAPERPFADLWSPDPKDIVVRLEGTGRFTEELHRRLSLPFYVLAFFAIACAALAEPRTTREGRGLALAGTAPFIIFLQVTSFGLINQVRTEPALIPVVYLVPILFILGAMASLSGRFKPRMPEAIRIRIDRLAQRVARATVN, from the coding sequence ATGAACCGCCTGGATCGCTATGTGTTCCGATCGGCCGTGACCGCGTTTCTCGGGACGCTGCTCGTGCTGACCGCCATGATCTGGGTGACGCAGGCCCTGCGTGAACTCGACATCATGACGACGCAGGGCCAGACGATCCTCGCCTTCGTCCTCATCACGGCCCTCGCTCTCCCCGCCCTTATTCTCGGCCTAGCGCCGGCGGCTCTGTTCATGGCGGTGGCGCAGACGCTCTTCCGCATGAACAGCGATTCCGAAATCGTGGTGGCGAGCGCGGCCGGCATCTCGACCTGGCGCTTCCTGCGTCCTCTGGTGATTCTGGCGCTGCTGGTGGCGGCGGGCTGCGCCGCGCTGTCGATGGAACTCGTACCGGCGGCGATGCGCCAGTTCCGCTACGAGATCACCCGCGTGCGCGCGGATGTGGTCGCCTTCATCGCTCAGCCCGGCCGTTTCACCACCCTGTCCCAAGGCATGGTGTTCCATGTGCGCGAGCGCAACGCCAACGGCGTGCTGGGTGGCATCTTCATCAATGACGCGCGTGATCCCAAGCAGGTGAACACCTATCTCGCCGAACGCGGACAGGTGATCGACTCGGCTGAAGGCACGTTCCTCGTGCTCGAAGACGGTGCCATTCACCGGCGCACGCCCGGCAAGGCCGACAGCAATGTCGTCGAGTTCCAGCGCTATGCCTTCGATCTCTCCCCTTTCACCACGAGCGGCGAGACCACCGTCTATCGGGCGCCGGAGAGACCGTTCGCCGATCTCTGGAGCCCGGACCCCAAGGACATCGTCGTGCGGCTCGAAGGCACGGGCCGCTTCACCGAGGAACTGCACCGCAGGCTCTCGCTGCCGTTTTACGTGCTTGCCTTCTTCGCCATTGCCTGCGCTGCCCTTGCTGAACCGCGCACGACGCGCGAGGGACGCGGCCTCGCCCTGGCGGGCACCGCGCCCTTCATCATCTTCCTGCAGGTAACGAGCTTCGGATTGATCAACCAGGTACGCACCGAGCCGGCCCTGATTCCGGTCGTCTACCTCGTGCCTATCTTGTTCATCCTTGGAGCGATGGCCTCGCTGAGCGGGCGTTTCAAGCCGCGGATGCCGGAAGCGATTCGCATCCGGATCGACCGCCTTGCCCAGCGTGTCGCACGCGCTACCGTGAACTGA